A genome region from Anaerolineae bacterium includes the following:
- a CDS encoding MFS transporter, which produces MAYPIRRWPVVVIFFSFMLLHQMDKLLIGPLTTPIMETFRINEAQMGAVFSGALLVGGLLYPVWGYLYDRFARPKLLALAAFIWGSTTWLSALAPNYSTFLVTRASTGIDDSSYPGLHSLISDYFEPGIRGKIYGLLQLAAPLGYLLGMVLAFSLRDVIGWRGVYYITGAMGIILALAIYRWVIEVPRGRAEPEMAGLEQISVYKFDPKLARGLFRKKSLVLLYLQGFFGVWPWQVITYWFFRYLETERKYSADVIMITMLVAVLVLASGYFIGGAIGDFLFRRTRRGRIIVCTAGVFLGLIFLVLTMKTPPENYGTFMVFLILTALFIPFAAPNTLSTVYDVTEPEVRSTAVAISNFIEQGGTAVAPFLAGLIATVSSLGDAILIICTAGWLVCGTIFPLVGWLLPRDMDALRQLMRQRAEMEMARG; this is translated from the coding sequence ATGGCTTATCCGATAAGGCGCTGGCCCGTTGTGGTCATCTTTTTTTCTTTCATGCTCCTGCATCAGATGGATAAATTGCTCATCGGGCCTCTGACTACTCCTATTATGGAGACTTTCCGGATCAATGAGGCCCAGATGGGGGCAGTTTTCAGCGGAGCCCTGCTAGTAGGAGGCTTGCTTTACCCTGTCTGGGGTTACCTTTACGACCGGTTCGCCCGGCCTAAATTACTGGCCCTGGCTGCCTTTATCTGGGGTTCCACCACCTGGTTAAGTGCCCTTGCTCCTAATTACAGCACCTTTCTGGTCACCAGAGCTTCCACTGGCATAGATGATTCCAGCTACCCCGGGCTCCATAGCTTGATATCCGATTACTTTGAGCCTGGCATACGGGGTAAAATATACGGATTGTTGCAGCTGGCCGCCCCCCTGGGTTACCTGCTGGGCATGGTCCTGGCTTTCAGTTTGCGGGATGTTATCGGCTGGCGGGGTGTGTATTATATAACCGGGGCCATGGGCATAATTCTGGCTCTGGCTATATACCGCTGGGTTATAGAAGTGCCACGGGGTCGGGCGGAGCCGGAAATGGCTGGCCTGGAGCAGATAAGCGTTTATAAATTTGACCCCAAGTTAGCTCGTGGTCTTTTCCGCAAGAAGAGCCTGGTCCTTCTCTACCTTCAAGGTTTCTTCGGCGTTTGGCCCTGGCAGGTCATCACTTACTGGTTTTTCCGCTATCTGGAGACGGAGCGGAAATATAGTGCGGATGTAATAATGATAACTATGCTGGTGGCTGTCCTGGTTCTGGCCTCCGGGTATTTTATAGGCGGCGCTATAGGCGATTTCTTGTTCAGGCGAACCCGCAGGGGGCGTATTATTGTTTGCACTGCTGGTGTTTTTTTGGGTTTAATTTTCCTGGTTCTGACTATGAAGACGCCGCCGGAAAATTACGGCACTTTTATGGTTTTCTTGATTTTAACTGCTCTCTTCATACCCTTTGCGGCACCTAACACCCTTTCCACTGTTTATGATGTTACTGAGCCTGAGGTACGGAGCACTGCTGTTGCCATTTCTAACTTCATAGAACAAGGAGGCACGGCTGTAGCACCATTCCTGGCCGGGCTTATCGCCACTGTATCATCTCTGGGCGATGCCATTCTCATTATTTGCACTGCGGGGTGGCTGGTGTGTGGTACTATCTTTCCCCTGGTGGGCTGGCTGCTGCCCAGGGATATGGATGCCCTGCGTCAGTTAATGCGCCAGAGGGCGGAAATGGAGATGGCACGAGGATAA
- a CDS encoding tyrosine-type recombinase/integrase, with the protein MVDLSLGEAAEKFLRGLEASPCTHKTYSTGLKAFMEFLAERSGLINPVVSSIGEEALEEFFIWLDKRGFSRFTEQTYLAAATAFLRYLFRHRLLPPDFSIERAKEKVKAILPRASYPIPMPDPELPAVVLFYDEQPLPEDRLERLRLLRSRAIVHTLYASAGRIAEVASLNRKDVADGRRREVVVVGKGQRQRFIFLTSEAQEAIRAYVEERKDHYEPLFISHGRDYGCRLSTVSIWATVKKAARALGLHVTPHDFRHYRATQMLEEGAPLEAIQDILGHADISTTKRVYAHYSKPHIREIFDRTTLPPEEAIKRRRF; encoded by the coding sequence ATGGTAGACTTATCCCTGGGTGAAGCGGCAGAAAAATTCCTCAGGGGGCTGGAAGCAAGCCCCTGCACCCATAAGACTTACTCCACCGGCCTTAAGGCCTTTATGGAATTCCTCGCGGAAAGAAGTGGATTGATAAACCCTGTGGTTTCCTCCATAGGGGAGGAAGCCTTGGAAGAGTTTTTTATCTGGCTTGATAAAAGGGGCTTTTCCCGCTTCACAGAGCAAACCTACCTTGCTGCTGCTACTGCCTTCCTCCGTTACTTATTTCGGCATCGTCTCTTGCCACCTGATTTCTCTATAGAAAGAGCTAAAGAAAAAGTTAAGGCCATCCTTCCTCGTGCTTCTTATCCTATTCCCATGCCTGATCCGGAGTTACCAGCGGTAGTCCTCTTTTACGATGAACAGCCCCTTCCGGAGGACAGGCTTGAGCGTCTGCGGCTCCTGCGGAGCCGTGCTATAGTTCACACCCTTTATGCCTCTGCGGGTAGAATAGCCGAAGTAGCCTCCCTCAACCGCAAGGATGTGGCTGATGGTCGCCGCAGAGAAGTCGTGGTGGTGGGCAAAGGTCAGAGGCAGCGTTTCATCTTTTTGACTTCAGAGGCCCAGGAAGCTATTCGGGCATATGTGGAAGAGAGAAAAGACCACTACGAGCCCCTTTTTATCTCTCACGGTCGGGATTATGGTTGTCGGCTAAGCACAGTGAGCATCTGGGCCACAGTAAAGAAAGCTGCCAGAGCTCTTGGTCTCCATGTCACCCCGCATGACTTTCGGCACTACAGGGCCACCCAAATGCTGGAAGAAGGAGCTCCTCTGGAAGCCATTCAGGATATTCTTGGTCATGCTGACATAAGCACCACCAAACGCGTTTATGCCCACTATTCCAAGCCTCATATCCGTGAGATCTTTGACCGCACTACTCTTCCTCCTGAAGAGGCTATAAAAAGGCGCCGCTTTTAG